In a genomic window of Candidatus Polarisedimenticolaceae bacterium:
- a CDS encoding DUF423 domain-containing protein — protein MAARWFAIGSILGALGVALGAFGAHGLKSRVGPDLLVVWETAVKYHLVHVLALLATAWASERWGGGWTQAAGWLFVLGIAIFSGSLYVLVLSGQRWLGAITPIGGVAFIAGWIALAVAALRIRG, from the coding sequence ATGGCCGCTCGCTGGTTCGCCATCGGTTCGATCCTCGGCGCCCTGGGGGTCGCCCTCGGCGCCTTCGGCGCGCACGGCCTCAAGTCCCGCGTGGGGCCCGATCTCCTCGTGGTGTGGGAGACGGCGGTGAAGTACCACCTCGTCCACGTCCTCGCGCTGCTCGCGACCGCCTGGGCCTCGGAGCGCTGGGGCGGCGGATGGACGCAGGCGGCCGGGTGGCTGTTCGTCCTCGGGATCGCGATCTTCTCCGGAAGCCTGTACGTGCTCGTGCTCTCCGGGCAGCGCTGGCTCGGGGCGATCACGCCGATCGGTGGAGTCGCCTTCATCGCGGGTTGGATCGCCCTCGCCGTCGCCGCGCTGCGCATCCGTGGTTGA
- a CDS encoding serine protease has protein sequence MRSNTFVRGLVCAAAALILAAAPAAAAPAPNKVGELEPLQLASPSPYGKAFGADAREFVVRHPGATYIRVHFSKFDLAPGDWVTIASADGGESFTYTGRGPHSTGEFWAQAILGDTAIVRLQATVGGEGGFEIDAFGRGIVDLVGERPSDPSPESVCGTQDWKDAACYASGTYTTEYEKSRAAVLALIGCCSSCTAFKVSDSGQFLTNNHCTASTSGVQSTELRFMYQTPGCATGTAGYTGSVMGSQLVRTDATLDYTLMTTTGDATSIPCLTLENRLPAVGERIYIAGHPGGGPKKLSIESASNTGGLCRVDAAPYAGNSATSDVGYYCDTAGGSSGSPVLSGETHQVIALHHFGGCLNSGGRSDLILGQIGSDIQTCSSGGGGENCGNGVVDAGEQCDGSDLGGETCESRGFPGGTLSCTSSCTFNTSACTPACAPFNAPCRRGTDCCSGLCLGKGKNKACR, from the coding sequence GTGCGTTCGAACACTTTCGTCCGTGGACTCGTGTGCGCCGCCGCGGCGCTGATCCTCGCGGCCGCCCCGGCCGCGGCGGCCCCCGCGCCGAACAAGGTCGGTGAGCTCGAGCCCCTGCAACTCGCCTCGCCGAGCCCCTACGGCAAGGCCTTCGGGGCGGACGCCCGCGAATTCGTCGTCCGGCATCCCGGCGCGACTTACATCCGCGTCCACTTCTCGAAGTTCGACCTCGCCCCGGGGGACTGGGTGACGATCGCCAGCGCGGACGGCGGGGAGTCGTTCACCTACACCGGCAGGGGGCCTCACTCCACCGGGGAGTTCTGGGCCCAGGCCATCCTCGGGGACACCGCGATCGTGCGCCTGCAGGCGACGGTGGGCGGTGAGGGCGGGTTCGAGATCGACGCGTTCGGCCGCGGCATCGTCGACCTCGTCGGCGAGCGTCCGTCCGACCCGTCCCCCGAGAGCGTCTGCGGCACGCAGGACTGGAAGGACGCCGCCTGCTATGCGTCGGGGACGTACACGACCGAATACGAGAAGTCGCGCGCAGCCGTCCTCGCGCTGATCGGCTGCTGCTCGTCGTGCACCGCGTTCAAGGTCTCCGACAGCGGGCAGTTCCTCACGAACAACCACTGCACCGCTTCGACGAGCGGCGTGCAGTCCACGGAGCTGCGCTTCATGTATCAGACCCCGGGATGCGCGACGGGGACGGCGGGCTACACCGGCTCCGTGATGGGCTCGCAGCTGGTCCGGACCGACGCCACCCTCGACTACACGCTCATGACCACGACCGGCGACGCGACCTCGATCCCGTGCCTCACCCTCGAGAATCGCCTCCCCGCCGTCGGGGAGCGGATCTACATCGCCGGACACCCCGGCGGCGGGCCCAAGAAGCTCTCCATCGAGTCGGCGTCCAACACCGGCGGCCTTTGCCGCGTCGACGCCGCCCCCTACGCCGGGAACAGCGCCACCTCCGACGTCGGCTACTACTGCGACACGGCGGGCGGCTCCTCCGGTTCGCCGGTCCTCTCGGGGGAGACGCACCAGGTGATCGCGCTCCATCACTTCGGCGGCTGCCTCAACAGCGGCGGTCGCAGCGACCTGATCCTCGGCCAGATCGGAAGCGACATTCAGACCTGCTCGTCGGGCGGTGGCGGCGAGAACTGCGGGAACGGCGTCGTGGATGCCGGCGAGCAGTGCGACGGGTCCGACCTCGGCGGGGAGACCTGCGAAAGCCGTGGATTCCCCGGCGGGACGCTCTCCTGCACCTCCTCGTGCACGTTCAACACCTCGGCCTGCACCCCGGCGTGCGCCCCCTTCAACGCGCCGTGCCGGCGCGGCACCGACTGCTGCTCGGGCCTTTGCCTGGGCAAGGGGAAGAACAAGGCCTGCCGCTGA
- a CDS encoding VIT and VWA domain-containing protein, with the protein MNPRIPLLAAFLLSTLPVTAADSPGALVVQEPGGEKVAMPLEHTKVSIEVSAFVARATVEQTFRNPFEKPVEALYSFPLGDRAAVDDFEMVVGDRVVRGEIRRREDAREEYERARNEGYQAALLEQERPNLFTQSVANLLPGEPIVVRLRTVETLAYERGIYRLTFPLVVGPRYVPGGGRVPDASRVSPPVLQPGTRSGHDVEIEVAIDAGVPIGSVESPSHRIGVARQGSGRAAVVLTDADTIPNKDFLLRWSVASEDPAVGALAHRDGVDGFFTLIVQPKGEVSAIEAAPKEITFVVDTSGSMQGVPIEASKRLVQKALRELGPKDTFNLIRFAGDNTVWSKDPRPNTRADVEEAIAWLSNLRGGGGTELLAAMRAAFARPEDPNRLRVVIFATDGYVGNEPEILSSIGGVLGDARIYCVGIGSSVNHYLLDRMADLGRGAYVFVRPDEKADDALAAFRSWVTRPYLTDLEIDWGGLPVADVIPARPRDLFSGQTLTLVGRYVGAASGDVVVRGKLGGVPWERRVKVDLPERAARHASLASLWARRRVEGLMLESDGDVPDSIRAEVTALALEHRILTAYTSFLAVDTARVANPGGAQTTLHQALPMPEHVSFEGIFGADGPAAFLADTRAAVPEDAIPAEALHGVRQERARLKSLGYVGGVPGGVVGQGVPVAPPPAPQSPVRRASSAMTETVTVTAAAPVLERTAALSAKFVVDAREADGDGNPNVLGARDRDFRANVSGPSASDPLSAAWISRVNADSIEEVEVFRPQLEASARLRDAALRVLADLAEDGRLSPSGGTPSLAALLAAQRKGGAISDDVGVHALATWALAEAAVRGKDEPWLLRAAKDAAAHLETVARDADDEGKRWARLALAVAAPRSTRPAASPAGASTEWKRLAAALAAGPSPAAKLAGGEPFDRLCANARRGHLLATAASVR; encoded by the coding sequence ATGAACCCGAGAATCCCCCTGCTCGCGGCGTTCCTCCTCTCCACCCTCCCCGTTACGGCCGCCGATTCCCCCGGTGCCCTCGTCGTGCAGGAGCCGGGCGGCGAGAAGGTCGCGATGCCCCTCGAGCACACGAAGGTGTCGATCGAGGTCTCCGCCTTCGTCGCCCGCGCCACGGTCGAGCAGACCTTCCGCAACCCCTTCGAGAAGCCGGTCGAGGCGCTCTACTCGTTCCCCCTCGGCGACCGCGCCGCGGTCGACGACTTCGAGATGGTCGTCGGCGATCGCGTGGTGCGGGGCGAGATCCGGCGGCGCGAGGACGCGCGGGAGGAGTACGAACGCGCGCGCAACGAGGGGTACCAGGCCGCCCTTCTCGAGCAGGAGCGGCCGAACCTGTTCACGCAGTCGGTTGCGAACCTCCTCCCCGGCGAGCCGATCGTCGTGCGCCTGCGAACGGTCGAGACCCTCGCCTACGAGCGCGGGATCTATCGCCTGACCTTCCCGCTGGTCGTCGGACCGCGCTACGTTCCCGGCGGAGGTCGGGTTCCCGATGCGTCGCGGGTATCGCCTCCCGTGCTGCAGCCCGGCACGCGCTCGGGACACGACGTCGAGATCGAGGTGGCGATCGACGCGGGAGTCCCGATCGGAAGCGTCGAAAGCCCGAGCCATCGGATCGGCGTGGCCCGCCAGGGTTCCGGGCGCGCCGCCGTGGTGCTGACCGACGCGGACACGATTCCCAACAAGGACTTCCTCCTGCGCTGGTCGGTCGCGTCGGAGGACCCCGCCGTCGGGGCTCTCGCCCACCGCGACGGCGTGGACGGCTTCTTCACGCTCATCGTCCAGCCGAAGGGGGAAGTCTCGGCGATCGAGGCCGCACCGAAGGAGATCACGTTCGTCGTCGATACTTCGGGGAGCATGCAGGGCGTGCCGATCGAGGCGTCCAAGCGCCTCGTCCAGAAGGCCCTTCGCGAGCTCGGGCCGAAGGACACCTTCAACCTGATCCGCTTCGCCGGCGACAACACGGTCTGGTCGAAGGATCCTCGCCCGAACACGCGCGCGGACGTCGAGGAGGCGATCGCGTGGCTGTCGAACCTGCGGGGCGGCGGCGGGACCGAGCTCCTCGCCGCGATGCGCGCCGCCTTCGCGAGGCCCGAAGACCCGAACCGGCTCCGCGTCGTGATCTTCGCGACCGACGGCTACGTCGGCAACGAGCCCGAGATCCTCTCCTCGATCGGCGGGGTCCTGGGCGATGCGCGGATCTACTGCGTCGGGATCGGCTCCTCGGTGAACCACTACCTCCTCGACCGGATGGCCGACCTCGGCCGAGGCGCCTACGTCTTCGTGCGCCCCGACGAGAAGGCCGACGACGCCCTCGCCGCCTTCCGCAGCTGGGTCACGCGCCCCTACCTGACCGACCTCGAGATCGACTGGGGCGGGCTTCCCGTCGCCGACGTGATCCCCGCGAGACCGCGCGATCTCTTCTCCGGGCAGACGCTCACGCTCGTCGGGCGTTACGTGGGTGCCGCGTCCGGTGACGTCGTCGTGCGCGGGAAGCTCGGGGGCGTCCCGTGGGAGCGACGCGTGAAGGTCGATCTCCCCGAACGCGCGGCGCGGCACGCGTCGCTCGCTTCGTTGTGGGCCCGCCGGCGCGTCGAGGGGCTGATGCTCGAGAGCGACGGCGACGTCCCCGACTCGATCCGCGCCGAGGTGACGGCGCTCGCGCTCGAGCACCGGATCCTCACGGCGTACACCTCGTTCCTCGCCGTCGACACCGCGCGTGTCGCCAACCCCGGAGGCGCGCAGACGACCCTGCACCAGGCCCTGCCGATGCCCGAGCACGTCTCCTTCGAAGGGATTTTCGGCGCGGACGGTCCGGCGGCGTTCCTGGCCGACACCCGTGCGGCGGTGCCCGAGGACGCGATTCCCGCCGAGGCGCTTCACGGCGTGCGGCAGGAGCGGGCCCGGTTGAAGTCGTTGGGTTACGTCGGTGGCGTGCCGGGAGGAGTCGTGGGCCAAGGGGTCCCCGTTGCCCCGCCCCCGGCTCCGCAGTCCCCCGTTCGCCGCGCGTCAAGCGCGATGACGGAAACGGTGACCGTGACCGCGGCGGCGCCGGTCCTCGAGCGGACGGCGGCCCTCTCGGCCAAGTTCGTGGTCGACGCGCGGGAGGCCGACGGCGACGGCAATCCGAATGTCCTCGGCGCGAGGGACCGGGACTTCCGCGCGAACGTGAGCGGGCCGTCGGCCTCCGACCCGCTGTCGGCAGCCTGGATCTCTCGGGTGAACGCCGACTCGATCGAGGAGGTGGAGGTGTTCCGCCCGCAGCTCGAGGCCTCCGCCCGGCTGCGCGACGCGGCCCTTCGCGTCCTCGCCGACCTCGCGGAGGACGGCAGGCTCTCCCCCTCGGGGGGAACACCGTCCCTCGCCGCCTTGCTCGCGGCGCAGCGCAAGGGAGGCGCGATCTCCGACGACGTCGGCGTCCACGCCCTCGCCACGTGGGCGCTCGCCGAGGCGGCGGTGCGCGGCAAGGACGAGCCGTGGCTGCTACGGGCCGCGAAGGACGCGGCGGCTCATCTCGAGACCGTCGCCAGGGACGCCGACGACGAAGGCAAGCGGTGGGCGCGGCTCGCGCTCGCGGTGGCCGCGCCGCGCTCGACGCGGCCCGCCGCCTCTCCCGCGGGTGCCTCGACGGAGTGGAAGCGGCTCGCGGCCGCGCTCGCCGCGGGGCCGTCCCCGGCGGCGAAGCTCGCGGGAGGGGAACCGTTCGATCGCCTCTGCGCGAACGCCCGCCGCGGTCACCTGCTGGCGACCGCGGCGAGCGTTCGATGA
- a CDS encoding BON domain-containing protein, whose translation MRAMIPVAALLLAIPLQAGTREDDAIRLNVEGNLRMVQVLAGERLDVDVTDGTVQLTGSVETLYRKWQALDQTSRVRGVLAISDAIDLQGGSRSNSAILDTVKRRFEDLPRVANQKLDVSVSDGTVTLKGEVDDARIRFAARDAAADVVGVRAVVDAITSREQDDETLRKQLTQILGRSSLDHVPGNIEIAVETGVVTLTGDVPRLWERIDAERTVLGVNGVKGVVNQLEVKPKPRLE comes from the coding sequence ATGCGCGCCATGATTCCCGTCGCCGCGTTGCTCCTCGCGATCCCGCTTCAGGCCGGCACCCGCGAGGACGACGCGATCCGGCTCAACGTCGAAGGGAACCTGCGCATGGTGCAGGTGCTGGCGGGAGAGCGCCTCGACGTCGACGTGACCGACGGAACGGTTCAGCTGACCGGGAGCGTCGAGACGCTTTATCGGAAGTGGCAGGCGCTCGACCAGACCTCGCGCGTGCGCGGGGTGCTCGCGATCTCCGATGCGATCGACCTTCAGGGGGGCTCGCGCTCCAACTCCGCGATCCTCGACACCGTGAAGCGTCGTTTCGAGGACCTGCCGCGCGTCGCCAACCAGAAACTCGACGTTTCGGTGAGCGACGGGACGGTCACCCTGAAGGGCGAGGTGGACGACGCGCGCATCCGGTTCGCGGCGCGCGACGCCGCCGCCGACGTCGTCGGGGTGCGCGCGGTCGTCGACGCCATCACGTCCCGGGAGCAGGACGACGAGACGCTGCGCAAGCAGCTGACGCAGATCCTGGGCAGGAGCTCTCTCGACCACGTCCCCGGGAACATCGAGATCGCCGTCGAGACCGGCGTGGTGACGCTGACCGGCGACGTCCCGCGTCTGTGGGAGCGGATCGACGCCGAACGCACGGTGCTCGGGGTGAACGGCGTCAAGGGCGTCGTCAACCAGCTCGAGGTGAAGCCGAAGCCGAGGCTCGAGTAG
- a CDS encoding tyrosine-protein phosphatase, with product MLLASLLLAVVGPVADGGCENFGRVGPGLYRGAEPSEACLDHLAKLGVRMILNLRDDEEATEREKSLAEALGLRFTNIPMSGVRKPESEEVQRALEILGATENQPAFVHCKRGRDRTGVVVAAWRMAREGWSLDQAYEEAKRFRLAWWQVRMKDFIREFEVPKTQENAR from the coding sequence GTGCTGCTCGCGAGTTTGCTCCTTGCCGTGGTCGGGCCCGTCGCGGACGGCGGCTGCGAGAACTTCGGCCGGGTCGGCCCCGGCCTCTACCGCGGAGCCGAGCCGAGCGAGGCGTGCCTCGACCATCTCGCGAAACTCGGCGTGAGGATGATCCTGAACCTGCGCGACGACGAGGAGGCGACGGAGCGTGAGAAGTCCCTGGCGGAGGCGCTCGGGCTGCGGTTCACGAACATCCCGATGTCCGGCGTGCGCAAGCCGGAGTCCGAGGAGGTTCAACGGGCCCTCGAGATTCTCGGCGCGACCGAGAACCAGCCGGCGTTCGTGCACTGCAAGCGCGGGCGCGACCGCACGGGGGTCGTCGTCGCCGCGTGGCGGATGGCGCGGGAGGGTTGGAGCCTCGACCAGGCGTATGAAGAGGCGAAACGATTCCGGCTGGCGTGGTGGCAGGTGCGGATGAAGGACTTCATCCGCGAGTTCGAGGTTCCGAAGACGCAGGAGAACGCACGATGA
- a CDS encoding M48 family metallopeptidase has protein sequence MIPPPDTFVAVPEPTAQALQYFRGNQLLWLVNTLLGLAIPALFLFTGWSAKLRDAAKRMGKAWYPTLVLYLVFFTVLTSLITLPLDFWSGFTRQHDYGMSNQTLAKWWKDFGIGMLVSLVLGAVTIWVPYLLIRKSPKRWWLWTAMVAVPGICGLILLQPIAIDPLFNDFGPMKDKDLEQKILALADRAGIEGSRVYEVAKSEDTKAVNAYVTGFMDTKRIVLWDTTIAKLDERQLLFVMGHEMGHYVLGHIWKTIAIAGLGIAFVLWAAHRLSRGLIDRFGDRFGFNELSDVASLPLILLIANLIGFVASPAALAYSRWQEHDSDRFGLEITRDNWAGASAFVKLQEENLGVPRPGLLYKVFRAGHPPLGERVDFCNTYKPWATGEPMRHAGRFKE, from the coding sequence ATGATCCCGCCCCCCGATACCTTCGTCGCCGTCCCGGAGCCGACCGCCCAGGCGCTCCAGTACTTCCGCGGGAACCAGCTCCTCTGGCTCGTGAACACCCTGCTCGGCCTCGCGATCCCGGCGCTGTTCCTGTTCACCGGCTGGTCGGCGAAGCTCCGGGACGCCGCGAAGCGGATGGGGAAGGCGTGGTATCCGACGCTCGTGCTTTATCTCGTTTTCTTCACCGTGCTCACCTCGCTGATCACGCTGCCGCTGGACTTCTGGTCGGGGTTCACGCGTCAGCACGACTACGGGATGTCGAACCAGACCCTCGCGAAATGGTGGAAGGACTTCGGGATCGGGATGCTCGTGTCGCTCGTGCTCGGCGCGGTGACGATCTGGGTGCCGTACCTGCTCATTCGCAAGAGTCCGAAACGGTGGTGGCTCTGGACGGCGATGGTCGCCGTGCCGGGGATCTGCGGTCTCATCCTGCTGCAGCCGATCGCGATCGACCCGCTGTTCAACGACTTCGGACCGATGAAGGACAAGGACCTCGAGCAGAAGATCCTCGCCCTCGCCGATCGCGCGGGGATCGAGGGGAGCCGTGTCTATGAAGTGGCCAAGAGCGAGGACACGAAAGCGGTGAACGCCTACGTGACCGGGTTCATGGACACCAAACGCATCGTGTTGTGGGACACGACGATCGCGAAGCTGGACGAGCGGCAGCTGCTCTTCGTGATGGGGCACGAAATGGGGCATTACGTCCTCGGCCACATCTGGAAGACGATCGCCATCGCGGGGCTCGGGATCGCCTTCGTGTTGTGGGCGGCGCATCGGCTCTCGCGCGGCTTGATCGATCGTTTCGGGGATCGGTTCGGCTTCAACGAGCTGTCCGACGTCGCGTCGCTTCCGTTGATCCTGCTGATCGCCAATCTCATCGGCTTCGTCGCCTCGCCGGCGGCGCTCGCCTACAGCCGCTGGCAAGAGCACGACTCCGATCGATTCGGCCTGGAGATCACCCGCGACAACTGGGCGGGGGCGTCCGCGTTCGTCAAGCTGCAGGAGGAGAATCTCGGAGTGCCGCGGCCCGGCCTCCTCTACAAGGTGTTCCGGGCGGGCCATCCGCCGCTCGGCGAGCGCGTCGACTTCTGCAACACCTACAAGCCGTGGGCGACGGGGGAGCCGATGCGGCACGCCGGCCGCTTCAAGGAGTGA
- a CDS encoding cupin domain-containing protein, with the protein MDDVARYVPGDRFHATVRKVYSGALGWAVNKRGENMARVLYEPAHENAAFDDAERRGRGRDFATWVFSEERGLEEGLFSTGFELMIDARLEPNASIGRHEHPRTDEIYYVLEGSIRMTTFDAGGREHTEDVRAGDAHLVRKGQGHHGTAGPEGVRFIAVATR; encoded by the coding sequence GTGGACGACGTGGCCCGCTACGTTCCAGGCGATCGATTCCACGCGACGGTGCGAAAGGTCTACTCGGGTGCGCTGGGCTGGGCGGTCAACAAGCGCGGCGAGAACATGGCGCGGGTGCTCTACGAGCCCGCGCACGAGAACGCCGCATTCGACGACGCAGAGCGCCGCGGCCGCGGGAGGGACTTCGCGACCTGGGTCTTCAGCGAGGAGCGTGGCCTCGAGGAGGGGCTCTTCTCGACCGGGTTCGAGTTGATGATCGACGCGCGACTCGAGCCGAACGCCTCGATCGGCCGGCACGAACATCCCCGTACGGACGAGATCTACTACGTGCTCGAAGGGTCGATCCGCATGACCACGTTCGACGCCGGCGGAAGGGAGCACACCGAGGACGTGCGTGCGGGAGACGCCCACCTGGTCCGAAAGGGGCAGGGACACCACGGGACGGCGGGTCCGGAAGGAGTTCGTTTCATTGCGGTCGCCACGCGATAG